A stretch of DNA from Methanogenium sp. S4BF:
GCAGAACACCTCGCCCTGCCGGACCTGGCAGATATCGAGGAAGGGACACGGGTGGCAAAACTTGCCGCACACATCGGTGACACCACCCGGCGCCCGGAAAAATGGTTCACCGAAGGGGAAAGGCAGATGGCCGATGCCCGGCGTGCCCTTGACTGGGAACGGCAGTTTTCTATTGCAATGTTCCCGGAGCATGCGAAGCGTATTCATGAACGGGACGGAGAGATCGAAACCTGTTCGATGTGCGGGGATCTCTGTGCCGTGAAGCTGGTCAGCGATATCCTGAGCGATAAAAAGACCATCGGATGATCCGGATACCCGGGTCACCCACACCATATTTTTCGATTCTTGTAGCCATTTGCCGGAACTCTGACGGTGTCCTGTACGTTCTGGAGTATCTCAGCTTTGACAGGCTTCATCCGGTCTTTTGGCAATTTTCATCATTTTTCCGGCCTGATTGGGTGCACTCCCGGAGGGCCCGGGGCCGCAAGACTAATCATGGCAGGGAAAAAGAGTATTCAAAAACCCGCCATGCGGGTAAGGAGGGTGGATATGTCGTGGTATATGTGTGATGTCTGTCATTCGTTTGAGTATGATGATGAAGTGGGATCTGTTGAGGGGGGGATACCAGCCGGGGTAGCGCCGGAGGACCTGCCGGACGACTGGACCTGTCCGGTCTGTGTATCCGATAAAACCCATCTGAAGAAGAAACCAGGTGCTGCAACAAAGGCTGACCGGACCGAACCGGTGGAGGCAGATCCTGCGGCCCATATCTGCCGGTCGCCTGATTATATTGAACCCCACTTTGTCCAAATTAAGACAATGGCACAGACCGGACAGCCGGTCATCGAACCGATGCGGACCGCCCGTATGATGGTCTCATGGGATGAAATTCTCATCATTGCAGCGGCCCTCCGCCGCCTGCCCCTGAACCCGGACGAACCGGTGGCATTGGAGACGGTCATCGGCCCAAACGCACGGCAGCCGATGGTCCTCTCAGTTCCCTTTTATGTCACCCACATGTCATTCGGGGCCCTCTCCCGCGAAATAAAGATCGCACTTGCAAGGGGGAGCGCCCGTGCGGGGACTGCATGCTCCTCCGGGGAAGGTGGCATTCTTCCGGCCGAGTTCGAGCAGGCCCACCGGTATATCTTTGAGTACATCCCGAATCGCTATAGTGCCACCCCGGAATATATGCAGACAGCAGACGCAATTGAGATCAAAATAAGCCAGTCGGCTAAACCGGGGATGGGGGGCTTTTTGCCCGGTGCGAAGGTGACAGAAGAGATCGCCGCCATCCGGGGATTTCCCAAAGGGCATGACATCCTGAGTCCCGCCCGGTTTGAAGATATCCGCTCTCCGGAAGACCTGAAGACGAAGGTGGATTATCTGCGGGATGTCTCGGGCGGCAGGCCCATCGGCATCAAGTTTGCTGCAGGTGATATTGAAGGAGATCTGGAGGTGGCGATTGCTGCGGAGCCGGATTTCATCACTATTGACGGGCGGCCGGGTTCAACGGCGGCGGCACCGAAGGCTGTAAAGGATGCGACCGCCGTCCCGACGATCTATGCCCTGGACCGTGCCCGCAGATATATGGACGACCACGGGGTGAAGGGCATCTCTCTTGTCATGACCGGTGGATTCCGTATCTCATCAGATATCGTAAAAGGTCTTTCACTTGGTGCAGATGCAGTAGCACTGGGCACTGCCTCCCTGATCGCTGCCGGGTGTGATCAGTATCGCATCTGCCACACCGGTGACTGTCCCACGGGGGTGACCACCCAGAATCCTGACCTCCGTGCACGGGTGGATCCTGAGCGTGCAGCGGAGGGTGTTGCCCGGTTCTTTGCCGCCACACGAACGGAAGTTGAGGATTTTGCCCGGCTCTGCGGCCATCATGATGTGCATGACTTTTCGGTGCGTGATCTCTGCACCATCAGTTCTGAGATATCAGATCATACCCGTATCAGGCATGCCTGAGAAAAAAGCCTCACTTTTTTGGATGGATGGACGGCTTTCCGTTACAGAACGGTATATATGAGGACACGGGCTAATGGTTGAATATATACGAGCGAACTCTGTTATGTCACCTGAAGATCAATCCCGGCCAATCACCATTGCCTCCTGCGTACGGATAACGACCCTCATGACGAAGGATCTGGTCTGTGTCTCCCCGGAGACCGTGGCCGCCACGGCGGCGGCCAGTATGGCAGAACGCCTGTGCGGGAGCTGTCTTGTCATGGCCGATGGAGCACTCCGGGGAGTCATCACGGAACAGGACCTCACCCGCAAGGTCGTCGCAGCCGGAAAAGACCCGGGGACGACTCCGGTCTCTGCAATCATGTCGTCACCGGTCGTCACCCTTGGCAGTGAAGGAACGGTTGGTGAGGCCGCTGACCTGATGATCCGGCATACTGTCCGGCGCATTGTGGTGGAAGAGGAGGGCATTCCGGTGGGCATTGTGACCGCACGTGATGTGCTCGGCTTCGCAAGTGATATGAACGCCATTTTGCAGGACCTGTCGGGGATGTACGGGACCATGATGTTTCTTGATCCTGATATGCATGTTCTCTGGGTCAACAGGCAGCCGGAAGATGCCGAGGTCACATATGTTTCCGGCCCGGTGCACTGCTATGAGTTCCTGCACGGCAATGCCACCCCTTGCCATGGCTGTCCTCTGACGCTCTCCGGGACTGCTCCCGAAAGAACAGTGCGAACATCAGAGATCGTTGACAACGAACGCCGTATCTGGCAGGTGCAGTGTCATCCGGTCAGCTGGGGGGATGGAAAAGTCCTCGGTGTGATTGAGTCCGCAATTGAGGTCACCCGTGAACGTGAACTGGAACAGGCACTCCGGGAGCACCGGAACCACCTGCATATGGCAGTGGAGGGTGCGGATATTGAGACCTGGTACTGTCGTTCGGGACCGGGCGGAATGGTGATTGGATCCGATGGAGGGGTTTTATTTGCCCCGGATACCCGTTTTTCCGGCACGGAAGATATGTTCAGGTACCTGCAGATGAGGATGCATCCTGATGATCTGCCGGTCTTCCGTGGTATGGTTGAGTCTCTGTTGTCAGGGAGCGAACCCGTAGGAGAGGGGCGGTTTCGTATGAGTGTTCCCGGAGGCGGATGGCGATGGATACGGACGATGTGCGGGGTGGGTGATATTGCTCCTGACGGAACCGCTGAAGCGATTGGGGGGGTCAATATTGATATCACCGATCTCACCAATTACCGGGCCGCCATTCAACGGGCAAGCAGGAAACTGAATCTGCTCGCTTCGGTTACCCGCCACGATGTCCTCAATCAGGTTAGTGCCATTATGCTTGCCGGTGAACTGCTGGAGCTGGATGGGTATCTGGACAAAGACTCCGGGCTTGCGGAGACTATCGGGCGGATGATATCGTCTGCGGAAACTATTGGACGGCAGATTCTTTTCACGAAGGAATATCAGGGGCTCGGTGAGGCAGATCCGGAATGGCAGGCAGTCTGCCCTCTTGCCGGTTCGGCAGCTCGCGAGCTTGGATCCGGGGCCGGCACGCTGACGCTTTCCTGTGAATGTGAGGGGCTGAAGGTGTATGCAGATCCCATGTTCGGGCATGTTATCTTTAACCTCATCGACAATGCGATCCGCCACGGGGATGGGACCACGACTGTTTCAATCGGCTTTATGGATAGTCGGGACGGCGGGATACTCACGCTCGAAGATGATGGCTGCGGTGTTCCCGCTGAGCTCAAGGAGGTGATATTTTCCCGTGGTTATGGAAAAAACACGGGTTTTGGCCTCTTTCTTTCACGCGAGATTCTGGAAATAACCGGCATCTCAAT
This window harbors:
- a CDS encoding glutamate synthase-related protein, which produces MSWYMCDVCHSFEYDDEVGSVEGGIPAGVAPEDLPDDWTCPVCVSDKTHLKKKPGAATKADRTEPVEADPAAHICRSPDYIEPHFVQIKTMAQTGQPVIEPMRTARMMVSWDEILIIAAALRRLPLNPDEPVALETVIGPNARQPMVLSVPFYVTHMSFGALSREIKIALARGSARAGTACSSGEGGILPAEFEQAHRYIFEYIPNRYSATPEYMQTADAIEIKISQSAKPGMGGFLPGAKVTEEIAAIRGFPKGHDILSPARFEDIRSPEDLKTKVDYLRDVSGGRPIGIKFAAGDIEGDLEVAIAAEPDFITIDGRPGSTAAAPKAVKDATAVPTIYALDRARRYMDDHGVKGISLVMTGGFRISSDIVKGLSLGADAVALGTASLIAAGCDQYRICHTGDCPTGVTTQNPDLRARVDPERAAEGVARFFAATRTEVEDFARLCGHHDVHDFSVRDLCTISSEISDHTRIRHA
- a CDS encoding CBS domain-containing protein gives rise to the protein MSPEDQSRPITIASCVRITTLMTKDLVCVSPETVAATAAASMAERLCGSCLVMADGALRGVITEQDLTRKVVAAGKDPGTTPVSAIMSSPVVTLGSEGTVGEAADLMIRHTVRRIVVEEEGIPVGIVTARDVLGFASDMNAILQDLSGMYGTMMFLDPDMHVLWVNRQPEDAEVTYVSGPVHCYEFLHGNATPCHGCPLTLSGTAPERTVRTSEIVDNERRIWQVQCHPVSWGDGKVLGVIESAIEVTRERELEQALREHRNHLHMAVEGADIETWYCRSGPGGMVIGSDGGVLFAPDTRFSGTEDMFRYLQMRMHPDDLPVFRGMVESLLSGSEPVGEGRFRMSVPGGGWRWIRTMCGVGDIAPDGTAEAIGGVNIDITDLTNYRAAIQRASRKLNLLASVTRHDVLNQVSAIMLAGELLELDGYLDKDSGLAETIGRMISSAETIGRQILFTKEYQGLGEADPEWQAVCPLAGSAARELGSGAGTLTLSCECEGLKVYADPMFGHVIFNLIDNAIRHGDGTTTVSIGFMDSRDGGILTLEDDGCGVPAELKEVIFSRGYGKNTGFGLFLSREILEITGISIRECGEPGDGARFEMLIPHSGYRVV